The Ischnura elegans chromosome 1, ioIscEleg1.1, whole genome shotgun sequence genome contains a region encoding:
- the LOC124154211 gene encoding uncharacterized protein K02A2.6-like produces MPRPKDLGELRRFLGLVTYYSRFIPDFSSKSYPLRRLLRTGERFVWSAAEEAAFVNLKSELCSDRLLIPFDPSKQVILTTDASPTGIAAVLSHDIDGHERPIAYASRALTQAESNYSQLDREALAIIYATTHFFNYIFGKRFVLVTDNEPLSRIFHPDRPLPQMTSSRLLRYASFLSGLDYTVRCKKGRENENVDCLSRAPASTSSPSLEISIDQEINALHAETLLQISSASITADIVAEETAKDPELQALLQELKTSRKDSPYTVSGDMLFRSDRAVIPKSLQAQILKELHMSHLGVTKMKQLARRYVYWEGLDKDIERLVKSCESCAKVRHSPPKAPIHPWNQPDENWERVHIDFAGPFDSQFFLMCVDARSKWAEVRMIHGAPSSAKTIITLEGIFSVHGYPSVMVSDNASIFRSEEFLKYCKERGIFQKFSAPNHPATNGLAERSIQTLKRRLIAAADDPTPLTTKLRDIMFRYRATPLASGRTPAELYLKRRIRTRLDALLPNCKAFVPTKHTNSRIRSLQLGERVQVKIYAGIHHSWQFGIVLKKLGNCHYIVKLDNGRIIKRHINQLIATLVPKKQVTFSPLFPQHTMGVPSSAGAAGVPPDYQLPPTHQSPLAPSPPQVVRPTQSPSASSLLPHLPRNRQKPTYLKDYVVFK; encoded by the coding sequence ATGCCACGACCAAAGGATTTAGGTGAGTTGAGGAGATTCCTGGGCTTAGTAACATATTATTCCAGGTTTATTCCAGACTTCTCTTCAAAGTCCTATCCACTACGCCGCTTGCTAAGAACGGGTGAACGCTTCGTTTGGTCTGCTGCTGAAGAAGCTGCCTTCGTAAATCTCAAATCAGAGTTGTGCTCGGATAGACTACTCATTCCATTCGATCCATCAAAGCAAGTCATACTCACAACTGATGCCTCACCAACTGGGATAGCTGCAGTACTTAGCCATGATATTGATGGTCATGAGCGCCCAATTGCTTATGCCTCACGAGCTCTGACGCAGGCTGAGTCTAATTATAGTCAGCTTGACAGAGAGGCCTTGGCCATTATATATGCAACAACGCACTTCTTCAACTACATTTTCGGAAAGCGTTTCGTTCTCGTCACAGATAATGAGCCACTCTCAAGGATTTTTCACCCAGATCGTCCACTACCGCAGATGACCTCTTCGCGTTTACTGAGGTATGCATCTTTTCTCAGTGGTCTTGATTACACAGTTCGATGCAAGAAGGGGAGAGAGAATGAGAATGTTGACTGTTTATCTCGCGCCCCAGCCTCTACATCTAGTCCTTCTCTAGAAATCTCTATCGATCAAGAAATCAACGCTTTGCATGCTGAAACCCTGCTACAAATCTCGAGCGCATCAATCACTGCAGATATTGTTGCTGAGGAAACCGCCAAGGATCCAGAGTTGCAAGCGCTTCTACAGGAGCTCAAGACCAGCCGCAAGGATAGCCCGTACACTGTCTCTGGTGACATGTTGTTCCGCTCTGATCGTGCAGTAATTCCGAAGTCACTCCAAGCACAAATTCTTAAAGAGCTTCATATGTCGCATTTGGGAGTCACGAAGATGAAGCAACTTGCCCGGAGATACGTGTACTGGGAAGGCTTAGACAAAGATATAGAACGTCTTGTGAAGAGTTGCGAGTCCTGTGCTAAGGTCCGTCACAGTCCGCCAAAAGCACCTATTCATCCCTGGAATCAGCCTGATGAGAATTGGGAGAGGGTGCATATCGATTTTGCAGGGCCATTTGATAGCCAATTTTTCCTAATGTGTGTGGATGCAAGGTCGAAGTGGGCAGAAGTCCGCATGATCCATGGCGCTCCATCCTCTGCCAAAACAATTATTACGCTGGAGGGCATCTTTTCAGTACATGGCTACCCTTCCGTAATGGTGTCGGACAATGCAAGCATCTTCAGGAGCGAAGAGTTCCTAAAATACTGCAAAGAGCGTGGAATATTCCAGAAGTTCAGCGCACCTAATCACCCAGCCACAAATGGACTTGCAGAACGCAGCATCCAGACATTGAAGAGGAGACTTATAGCTGCTGCCGATGATCCTACTCCACTAACCACCAAGTTACGGGACATTATGTTCCGCTATAGGGCAACACCTTTGGCCTCAGGTCGGACTCCTGCAGAGCTGTACTTAAAGAGGAGGATCCGCACTCGTCTCGATGCCCTGCTTCCCAACTGCAAAGCTTTTGTCCCAACAAAACATACTAACTCACGAATTCGCAGTCTCCAGTTGGGGGAGAGAGTACAGGTGAAGATTTATGCAGGAATTCATCACAGTTGGCAGTTTGGCATCGTATTAAAGAAGCTCGGCAATTGCCATTACATCGTAAAGTTGGATAACGGTCGAATCATAAAACGTCACATCAATCAGCTGATAGCCACCTTGGTTCCGAAGAAACAAGTCACATTCTCGCCTTTGTTTCCACAACACACAATGGGTGTGCCATCCTCAGCAGGAGCTGCAGGGGTGCCTCCTGATTATCAATTGCCGCCAACCCACCAATCGCCGCTGGCACCTTCTCCTCCGCAAGTCGTTCGACCAACCCAGTCTCCTTCGGCCAGTAGCCTCCTACCGCACCTTCCCAGGAACCGGCAAAAGCCGACCTATCTTAAAGACTATGTTGTCTTCAAATAA